Proteins encoded in a region of the Agromyces protaetiae genome:
- a CDS encoding SRPBCC family protein, which yields MARNVRVMNCPPEAVFEVLADAWLYPSWVVGASRMRDVDEAWPAEGARLHHSVGTWPLVIDDETRSLEWEPPHRMRLRAKGWPLGEAHVVIDVKPRGDGCVVRIQEEAVEGPGSWVPRFLTEPALRVRNAETLQRLAYLAEGRHRTGQAEAEPVPDAE from the coding sequence GTGGCACGTAACGTCCGAGTCATGAACTGCCCACCCGAGGCGGTCTTCGAGGTCCTCGCCGACGCGTGGCTCTACCCGTCGTGGGTGGTCGGCGCCTCGCGCATGCGCGATGTCGACGAGGCATGGCCCGCCGAGGGCGCGAGGCTGCACCACTCGGTGGGTACCTGGCCGCTCGTGATCGACGATGAGACGCGCTCCCTCGAGTGGGAGCCGCCGCACCGCATGCGGCTACGTGCCAAGGGCTGGCCGCTCGGCGAGGCCCACGTCGTCATCGACGTCAAGCCACGGGGCGACGGCTGCGTCGTGCGGATCCAGGAAGAGGCCGTCGAAGGTCCCGGGTCGTGGGTGCCGAGATTCCTCACCGAGCCCGCCTTGCGGGTCCGGAACGCCGAGACGCTGCAGCGGCTCGCCTATCTCGCCGAGGGCCGGCACCGCACCGGGCAGGCCGAGGCCGAGCCGGTGCCGGACGCGGAATGA
- a CDS encoding phosphodiesterase, protein MTSRTAEHPRPSHFLLHISDTHLLGGGRTLYDRVASERHLRQLFDEFEASGGRPDAIVFTGDLADKGEADAYARLRRIVDPAAERLGADVIWVMGNHDDRSEFRRGLLGQPAGGTRPVDRVDDVHGLRVITLDTTVPGHHHGEVTGDQLDWLAEELATDAPYGTILAMHHPPVPSVLDLAASVELRDQYALAEVIAGSDIRSILAGHLHYSSSATFADIPVSVASATCYTQDLNVPVGGTRGRDGARAFNLVHVYPSTVLHSVVPLGAFPALDYIDAEESARRLGVAGVSFLPAGGDALPELTGAADGLERRFAQGPFTEPILLP, encoded by the coding sequence GTGACGAGCCGAACGGCCGAACACCCGCGGCCGAGTCATTTCCTTCTGCACATCAGCGACACCCACCTGCTCGGCGGCGGTCGTACCCTCTACGATCGCGTCGCGAGCGAGCGGCACCTCCGGCAGCTCTTCGACGAGTTCGAGGCATCCGGCGGCCGTCCCGACGCGATCGTCTTCACGGGCGACCTCGCCGACAAAGGCGAGGCCGACGCCTACGCGCGGCTCCGCCGCATCGTCGACCCGGCCGCCGAGCGGCTCGGCGCCGACGTCATCTGGGTCATGGGAAACCACGACGACCGGTCCGAGTTCCGGCGCGGACTGCTCGGTCAGCCCGCCGGCGGCACCCGCCCGGTCGACCGCGTCGACGACGTGCACGGTCTCCGCGTCATCACCCTCGACACGACCGTCCCCGGCCACCACCACGGCGAGGTCACGGGCGACCAGCTCGACTGGCTGGCCGAGGAGCTCGCGACGGATGCTCCGTACGGCACGATCCTCGCCATGCATCACCCGCCCGTGCCGAGCGTGCTCGACCTGGCCGCCTCCGTCGAGCTCCGCGACCAGTACGCGCTCGCCGAGGTCATCGCGGGCAGCGACATCCGCTCCATCCTCGCCGGCCACCTGCACTACTCGTCGTCGGCCACGTTCGCGGACATCCCCGTGTCCGTGGCATCCGCCACCTGCTACACGCAGGACCTGAACGTGCCGGTCGGCGGCACGCGCGGGCGCGACGGCGCGCGCGCCTTCAATCTCGTGCACGTCTACCCGTCGACCGTGCTGCACTCGGTCGTCCCGCTCGGTGCCTTCCCCGCGCTCGACTACATCGACGCCGAGGAGAGCGCACGTCGTCTCGGCGTCGCCGGCGTGAGCTTCCTGCCGGCCGGAGGCGATGCGCTGCCCGAGCTGACCGGCGCGGCCGACGGCCTCGAACGGCGCTTCGCGCAGGGGCCGTTCACCGAGCCGATTCTGCTGCCGTAG
- a CDS encoding ABC transporter ATP-binding protein, whose translation MSTPTPLSEEERLELELGEQARIASDSWDSVAPGKADNFGKSFGRLIGLLKPHAVGFIFVSILGALGVLLTVIAPKVLGEATNIVFEGVVTASLPVGITQDQAVEGLRAAGQNDFANMVAAMDHFRPGEGVDFVALSQVIMLVLMLYIAASILTWLQGFVINIIMVRTMWQLREDVEAKINRLPLRYFDRVQRGELISRVTNDIDNITQTMQQSLSTVVTSVLTVVGVLIAMFSISWQLALVALVALPLMGVIFGIIGPKSQKAFGIQWRKVGRLNARVEESFSGHALVKVFGRERDSLDKFREDNEELYQAAFKAQFLSGMIMPGMTFIGNLTYVGIAVLGGLMVASGQLRLGDVQAFMQYSQQFTQPLSELGGMAAVVQSGTASAERVFLLLDEDEQEPDAADAPAPVDGDGTIQFENVSFSYHPDRPLIRDLSFRVEPGQTVAIVGPTGAGKTTLVNLIMRFYELDGGRILLNGQDIAALTRHDVRARTGMVLQDPWLFAGTIRENIRYGRQSATDDEIVAAAKATYVDRFVHSLPEGYDTELDEDAANVSAGEKQLITIARAFVSQPSVLILDEATSSVDTRTELLLQNAMAALREGRTSFVIAHRLSTIRDADLILVMEHGDIVEQGSHDELIRAKGAYYRLYNSQFEQAATDLDAQLAAEQGTVIEGDPESTGASAADESESDAAKV comes from the coding sequence ATGAGCACCCCAACTCCCCTCAGCGAAGAAGAACGGCTCGAACTCGAGCTCGGCGAGCAGGCGCGCATCGCGTCCGACTCGTGGGACAGCGTCGCGCCCGGCAAGGCCGACAACTTCGGCAAGAGCTTCGGGCGGCTCATCGGCCTGCTGAAACCGCACGCCGTCGGCTTCATCTTCGTCTCCATCCTCGGCGCACTGGGCGTCCTGCTCACCGTGATCGCCCCGAAGGTGCTCGGCGAGGCCACGAACATCGTGTTCGAGGGCGTCGTCACCGCGAGCCTGCCGGTCGGCATCACGCAAGACCAGGCGGTCGAAGGGCTCCGCGCGGCGGGGCAGAACGACTTCGCCAACATGGTCGCGGCGATGGACCACTTCCGGCCGGGTGAGGGTGTCGATTTCGTCGCGCTCAGCCAGGTGATCATGCTCGTGCTGATGCTCTACATCGCGGCGTCGATCCTGACGTGGCTCCAGGGCTTCGTGATCAACATCATCATGGTGCGCACCATGTGGCAGCTCCGTGAAGACGTCGAGGCGAAGATCAACCGCCTGCCGCTCCGGTACTTCGACCGGGTCCAGCGCGGTGAGCTGATCTCTCGCGTGACGAACGACATCGACAACATCACGCAGACGATGCAGCAGTCGCTGTCGACCGTGGTGACCTCGGTGCTCACCGTCGTCGGCGTGCTGATCGCCATGTTCTCGATCTCGTGGCAGCTCGCGCTGGTCGCGCTCGTGGCGCTCCCGCTCATGGGCGTGATCTTCGGCATCATCGGCCCGAAGTCGCAGAAGGCGTTCGGCATCCAGTGGCGCAAGGTCGGGCGGTTGAACGCCCGCGTCGAGGAGTCCTTCTCGGGTCACGCGCTCGTCAAGGTCTTCGGCCGCGAGCGCGATTCCCTCGACAAGTTCCGCGAGGACAACGAGGAGCTGTACCAGGCCGCGTTCAAGGCGCAGTTCCTGTCGGGCATGATCATGCCGGGCATGACCTTCATCGGGAACCTCACGTACGTGGGCATCGCGGTGCTCGGCGGGCTCATGGTCGCGAGCGGCCAGTTGCGTCTCGGCGATGTGCAGGCGTTCATGCAGTACTCGCAGCAGTTCACGCAGCCGCTGTCGGAACTCGGCGGCATGGCGGCGGTCGTGCAGTCGGGCACCGCCTCGGCGGAGCGCGTGTTCCTGCTGCTCGACGAAGACGAGCAGGAGCCCGACGCCGCCGACGCCCCGGCGCCGGTCGACGGCGACGGCACGATCCAGTTCGAGAACGTCTCGTTCTCGTACCACCCGGATCGTCCGCTCATCCGTGACCTGTCGTTCCGCGTCGAGCCCGGTCAGACGGTCGCGATCGTCGGGCCGACGGGTGCCGGCAAGACCACGCTCGTGAACCTGATCATGCGGTTCTACGAGCTCGACGGCGGCCGCATCCTGCTGAACGGGCAAGACATCGCCGCGCTCACGCGGCACGATGTGCGCGCCCGCACCGGCATGGTGCTGCAGGACCCGTGGCTGTTCGCCGGCACGATCCGCGAGAACATCCGGTACGGTCGCCAGTCGGCGACCGACGACGAGATCGTGGCCGCGGCGAAGGCGACGTATGTCGACCGGTTCGTGCACTCGCTCCCCGAGGGCTACGACACGGAGCTCGACGAGGACGCCGCCAACGTCTCGGCGGGTGAGAAGCAGCTCATCACGATCGCACGCGCGTTCGTGTCGCAGCCGTCGGTGCTCATCCTCGACGAGGCCACCTCGTCGGTCGACACCCGCACCGAGCTGTTGCTGCAGAACGCCATGGCCGCGCTGCGCGAGGGGCGTACGTCGTTCGTGATCGCGCACCGGCTGTCGACGATCCGCGACGCGGACCTCATCCTCGTGATGGAGCACGGCGACATCGTCGAGCAGGGCAGCCACGACGAGCTGATCAGAGCGAAGGGCGCCTACTACCGTCTCTACAACTCGCAGTTCGAGCAGGCCGCGACCGATCTCGACGCGCAGCTCGCGGCCGAGCAGGGCACGGTCATCGAGGGCGATCCTGAGTCGACCGGCGCGAGCGCCGCCGACGAGTCGGAGAGCGACGCGGCGAAGGTGTAG
- a CDS encoding stealth family protein: MADEPELVLVRGTRRFDRDDIVVRKGEYALRNGHQTPHASMVEDLLAIRRVLDDAGIPHLLVRADGMRPVIAVDRAQRKALARAFARAFADEPFYSAPIAPGKARETAPVLLADGQLAAHRKANAFRLYRPRIEPLGRLRYGKQTAVQLELWRFGEETIEAPLPNALMRTTLPRGEAVEESVERYGTTWRTLEHMWQPLASDVDFDIDLVFSWVDGSSDEFLRERAKRMQSYVVGEGDDSEARYRQIDELKYALRSVYLFAPWVRRIFIATDSPAPAWLAEHPRVRIVRSEEFFSDPESLPTHNSHAVESRLHHIDGLAEHFLYSNDDMFFGRPVSPDLFFSPGGITKFVEAGTRIGLGESAPERSGFENAARVNRALLAGRFGKVTTRHLEHCAAPLRRSVMAELEGTFPEEFRRTARAQFRSATDISVTNSLYHYYALMTGKAVVQQNARVQYIETTLQRALPAMDRLLKRRDQDMFCLNDGSRPEIPVEVRTAAVTAFLERYFPFPAPWEKDAGPDAGTTSPVAITPPTAAESAR, from the coding sequence ATCGCCGACGAGCCCGAGCTGGTGCTCGTCCGCGGCACCCGGCGGTTCGATCGCGACGACATCGTCGTGCGCAAGGGCGAGTACGCCCTGCGCAACGGGCACCAGACGCCCCACGCGTCGATGGTGGAGGATCTCCTGGCGATCCGTCGGGTCCTCGACGATGCGGGCATCCCGCACCTCCTGGTGCGCGCGGACGGCATGCGGCCGGTCATCGCGGTGGACCGCGCGCAGCGCAAGGCGCTCGCGCGTGCCTTCGCCCGGGCATTCGCGGACGAGCCGTTCTATTCGGCACCGATCGCGCCGGGAAAGGCCAGGGAGACCGCGCCCGTGCTGCTCGCCGACGGGCAGCTGGCGGCGCATCGCAAGGCCAACGCGTTCCGCCTCTACCGGCCGAGGATCGAACCGCTCGGGCGGCTGCGGTACGGCAAGCAGACCGCGGTGCAGCTCGAGCTGTGGCGGTTCGGCGAGGAGACGATCGAGGCGCCGCTGCCGAACGCCCTCATGCGCACGACGCTGCCGCGCGGTGAGGCCGTCGAAGAGTCCGTCGAGCGCTACGGCACGACCTGGCGGACGCTCGAGCACATGTGGCAGCCGCTCGCGAGCGACGTCGACTTCGACATCGACCTGGTGTTCTCGTGGGTCGACGGGTCGAGCGACGAGTTCCTGCGCGAGCGGGCGAAGCGCATGCAGAGTTACGTCGTCGGCGAGGGCGACGACTCGGAGGCGCGCTATCGCCAGATCGACGAACTGAAGTACGCGTTACGCAGCGTCTACCTCTTCGCGCCGTGGGTGCGGCGGATCTTCATCGCCACCGACTCCCCCGCCCCCGCATGGCTCGCGGAGCACCCGCGCGTGCGCATCGTGCGCAGCGAGGAGTTCTTCAGCGACCCCGAGTCGTTGCCGACGCACAACTCGCACGCCGTCGAGAGCCGGCTGCACCACATCGACGGGCTCGCCGAGCACTTCCTGTACTCCAACGACGACATGTTCTTCGGCAGGCCGGTGTCGCCCGATCTGTTCTTCTCACCGGGTGGCATCACGAAGTTCGTCGAGGCGGGCACTCGGATCGGTCTCGGCGAGTCGGCACCCGAGCGCAGCGGGTTCGAGAACGCGGCGCGCGTGAACCGCGCCCTGCTCGCCGGCCGGTTCGGCAAGGTGACGACGAGGCACCTCGAGCACTGCGCGGCGCCGCTCCGACGCAGTGTGATGGCCGAGCTCGAGGGAACCTTCCCGGAGGAGTTCAGGCGGACGGCGCGCGCGCAGTTCCGGTCGGCGACGGACATCTCGGTGACCAACTCGCTCTACCACTACTACGCGCTCATGACCGGCAAGGCAGTTGTGCAGCAGAACGCGCGCGTGCAGTACATCGAGACGACCCTGCAGCGGGCGCTGCCCGCGATGGACCGGCTGCTGAAGCGACGCGACCAGGACATGTTCTGCCTGAACGACGGCTCGCGTCCCGAGATCCCGGTCGAGGTGCGCACGGCTGCGGTCACCGCCTTCCTCGAACGCTACTTCCCGTTCCCCGCCCCGTGGGAGAAGGACGCGGGGCCCGACGCGGGGACGACCTCGCCCGTCGCGATCACGCCGCCTACGGCAGCAGAATCGGCTCGGTGA
- a CDS encoding ABC transporter ATP-binding protein — translation MLGKLLVRYLKPYWLLLIGVLVFQTAAAFGNLALPDLTADIINNGVAQADTAYIWSSGLTMLTISLGQITASIIATYFAAKAAMRLGRDIRNDVYERVSGFSEREVSQFGPGSLITRNTNDVQQVQMLTMMSATFLITAPLLAIGGIVMALRQDLGLSWLIAVAVPALLIMAVLIISRMVPLFRQFQKKLDNVNRIMREQLTGIRVVRAFVREPIEADRFRVANTDIMVVGRKVGSLFVLLFPLAMLILNVTIVGVIWFGAIEVDAGTVEIGTLFAFMQYVGLILMGVLMASFMTMMIPRAAVSAERIGEVLSSRSTLERPANPITEFPTPGTVEFRDTEFAYPGAEQPVISGISFEARRGETVAIVGSTGAGKTTLVSLIPRLFDATGGSVLVNGVDVREADLDRLWSTIGLVPQRPFLFNGTVASNLRFGREDATDEELWHALEIAQGRDFVAEMEGGLNARISQGGTNVSGGQRQRISIARAIVHRPDVLVFDDSFSALDLTTDMLLRKALWRELPDVTKIVVAQRVSTITEADRIVVLEDGGMVGVGTHEELLETCRTYREIVESQLGAEAAR, via the coding sequence ATGCTCGGAAAGCTCCTCGTCCGTTATTTGAAACCGTACTGGCTGTTGCTGATCGGCGTCCTGGTCTTCCAGACCGCCGCCGCCTTCGGCAACCTGGCCTTGCCTGATCTCACCGCCGACATCATCAACAACGGCGTCGCCCAGGCCGACACGGCCTACATCTGGTCGAGCGGCCTCACCATGCTGACCATCTCGCTCGGCCAGATCACCGCCTCGATCATCGCGACCTACTTCGCCGCCAAGGCGGCCATGCGTCTCGGCCGAGACATCCGCAACGATGTCTACGAGCGGGTGAGCGGCTTCTCGGAGCGCGAGGTCTCCCAGTTCGGGCCCGGCTCGCTGATCACCCGCAACACCAATGACGTGCAGCAGGTGCAGATGCTGACGATGATGAGCGCGACGTTCCTCATCACGGCACCGCTGCTCGCCATCGGCGGCATCGTCATGGCGCTGCGGCAAGACCTCGGCCTGAGCTGGCTGATCGCGGTCGCCGTGCCGGCGCTGCTCATCATGGCCGTCCTGATCATCAGCCGCATGGTGCCGCTGTTCCGCCAGTTCCAGAAGAAGCTCGACAACGTGAACCGCATCATGCGCGAGCAGCTCACGGGCATCCGGGTGGTGCGCGCGTTCGTGCGCGAACCCATCGAGGCTGACCGCTTCCGGGTCGCGAACACCGACATCATGGTCGTCGGCCGCAAGGTGGGCTCGCTCTTCGTGCTGCTGTTCCCGCTCGCGATGCTCATCCTCAACGTGACCATCGTCGGCGTGATCTGGTTCGGCGCGATCGAGGTCGACGCCGGCACCGTCGAGATCGGCACGCTCTTCGCGTTCATGCAGTACGTCGGGCTCATCCTCATGGGCGTGCTCATGGCGAGCTTCATGACGATGATGATCCCGCGCGCCGCGGTCTCGGCCGAGCGCATCGGCGAGGTCCTCAGCAGCCGCTCGACGCTGGAGCGTCCCGCGAACCCGATCACCGAGTTCCCGACGCCGGGCACGGTCGAGTTCCGGGACACCGAGTTCGCGTATCCGGGTGCAGAGCAGCCCGTGATCTCGGGGATCTCGTTCGAGGCCCGGCGCGGCGAGACCGTCGCGATCGTCGGCTCGACCGGTGCGGGCAAGACCACGCTCGTCTCGCTCATCCCTCGGCTGTTCGACGCGACAGGCGGCTCTGTGCTCGTGAACGGCGTCGACGTGCGCGAGGCCGACCTCGACCGGCTCTGGTCGACGATCGGGCTCGTGCCGCAGCGCCCGTTCCTCTTCAATGGCACCGTCGCGTCGAACCTTCGGTTCGGTCGCGAGGACGCGACCGATGAGGAGCTGTGGCACGCGCTTGAGATCGCGCAGGGTCGCGACTTCGTCGCCGAGATGGAGGGCGGCCTGAACGCACGCATCTCCCAGGGCGGCACGAACGTCTCGGGCGGTCAGCGTCAGCGGATCTCGATCGCCCGCGCGATCGTGCACCGGCCCGACGTGCTCGTGTTCGACGACTCGTTCTCGGCGCTCGACCTCACGACCGACATGCTGCTCAGGAAGGCGCTCTGGCGCGAGCTGCCCGACGTGACGAAGATCGTCGTCGCGCAGCGCGTGTCGACCATCACCGAGGCCGATCGCATCGTCGTCCTCGAAGACGGCGGCATGGTCGGCGTGGGTACGCACGAGGAGCTCCTCGAGACGTGCCGCACCTACCGCGAGATCGTCGAATCCCAGCTCGGAGCGGAGGCGGCGCGATGA